The following coding sequences lie in one Halomonas sp. 'Soap Lake #6' genomic window:
- the gluQRS gene encoding tRNA glutamyl-Q(34) synthetase GluQRS, whose product MTHSARYRGRFAPTPSGPLHFGSLVAALGSFLDARAAGGAWLVRIEDIDPPRCPPGADSTILRQLEAFSLHWDEEVIWQRNRHEIYQQALDHLITLSLAYPCSCSRKQWQDFAIYPGWCRDGQREANKPVAWRLRSDLAKRPIAWHDRLFGYQQFDPATLGDVVLKRKDQLWAYQLAVVMDDAEQDISDVVRGFDLLDNTPWQVQLQTALNLPTPRYLHLPLVVTDEGQKLSKQNLAPPLAESADGIRRQLFQALQALDQMPPFELAQEAPETQLRWAIAHWSVDQLTPFRHRAQPSEH is encoded by the coding sequence ATGACACATTCTGCTCGCTATCGAGGGCGCTTCGCTCCCACGCCATCAGGGCCTCTCCACTTTGGCTCGCTCGTTGCAGCCTTGGGCAGCTTCCTGGATGCCCGAGCGGCGGGCGGCGCCTGGCTGGTACGCATAGAGGACATTGATCCTCCTCGCTGCCCACCAGGCGCCGACAGCACCATTCTTCGCCAGCTTGAAGCATTTAGCCTGCATTGGGACGAGGAAGTGATTTGGCAACGCAACCGCCATGAGATTTATCAGCAAGCATTAGACCATCTAATTACGCTGAGCTTAGCCTACCCCTGTAGCTGCTCTCGTAAGCAGTGGCAGGACTTCGCAATTTACCCAGGCTGGTGCCGTGATGGACAGCGCGAGGCCAACAAACCTGTTGCCTGGCGACTCCGCAGCGACTTAGCTAAACGCCCCATTGCTTGGCATGACCGCCTGTTTGGCTATCAACAGTTCGACCCCGCCACACTGGGCGACGTGGTGCTAAAACGCAAAGATCAACTGTGGGCCTATCAGCTTGCAGTAGTGATGGACGATGCCGAGCAGGATATTAGCGATGTCGTCAGGGGCTTTGATCTCCTGGATAACACTCCTTGGCAGGTCCAACTTCAAACAGCACTCAACTTACCCACACCGCGATATCTTCATCTGCCGCTAGTGGTGACTGATGAAGGCCAAAAGCTCTCCAAACAGAACCTGGCCCCCCCGTTGGCAGAGAGTGCCGACGGTATTCGTCGCCAACTGTTTCAAGCCTTACAGGCGCTTGACCAAATGCCACCTTTCGAGCTGGCTCAAGAAGCACCAGAGACACAGTTACGCTGGGCAATAGCGCACTGGTCAGTCGATCAGCTGACGCCTTTTCGCCATCGTGCGCAACCCTCGGAGCACTGA